One region of Polynucleobacter sp. MWH-Aus1W21 genomic DNA includes:
- a CDS encoding aspartate kinase, with protein MALIVHKYGGTSMGSTERIANVAKRVAKWMRAGHQVVVVPSAMSGETNRLLGLAKEINPDANPRELDQIASTGEQVSSGLLALALMREGIDAVSYAGWQVTVHTDSSFTKARIKSIDDKKILADLNAGRAVVVTGFQGVDPNGNITTLGRGGSDTSAVAMAAALKADECLIYTDVDGVYTTDPRVCEDARRLDKITFEEMLEMASLGSKVLQIRSVEFAGKYKVKTRVLSSLTDPLMPLADEMSSGTLITFEEDSTMEAAVISGIAFARDEAKITVLGVPDRPGIAYQILGPIADANIDVDIIIQNQSVEGKTDFTFTVPRADYQKALDILKNTVQAHIEAKEISGDPKVSKVSVVGVGMRSHVGIASKMFRTLSEEGINILMISTSEIKISVVIDEKYMELAVRALHKAFELDQK; from the coding sequence ATGGCTCTTATCGTTCATAAATATGGTGGCACCTCAATGGGCTCAACTGAGCGCATTGCCAATGTTGCCAAACGTGTTGCTAAATGGATGCGTGCTGGCCACCAGGTGGTGGTTGTGCCTTCAGCCATGTCAGGCGAAACCAATCGCTTGCTTGGCCTTGCAAAAGAAATTAATCCAGATGCAAATCCACGCGAATTAGATCAAATTGCCTCTACTGGCGAGCAAGTGAGTTCTGGCTTATTGGCACTGGCATTAATGCGCGAAGGTATTGATGCGGTTAGCTATGCTGGCTGGCAAGTAACAGTTCATACGGATTCTTCTTTCACCAAGGCGCGCATTAAGAGCATTGATGATAAAAAAATCTTGGCAGATCTCAATGCAGGTCGCGCTGTTGTAGTCACTGGTTTCCAGGGCGTAGATCCAAACGGCAACATCACAACACTGGGTCGCGGCGGCTCTGATACATCGGCAGTTGCCATGGCGGCAGCCTTAAAAGCAGATGAGTGCTTAATCTATACAGACGTTGATGGTGTGTACACCACTGACCCACGCGTTTGCGAAGATGCACGTCGCTTAGACAAAATTACTTTTGAAGAGATGCTAGAAATGGCTAGCTTAGGCTCAAAGGTATTGCAGATTCGTTCAGTTGAGTTTGCAGGTAAGTACAAAGTTAAAACCCGGGTTCTGTCTTCTTTGACAGACCCATTGATGCCTTTAGCTGATGAGATGAGCTCAGGCACCTTGATTACATTTGAAGAGGACAGCACTATGGAAGCCGCAGTTATTTCCGGCATCGCCTTTGCGCGTGATGAAGCGAAGATTACCGTTCTTGGAGTTCCTGATCGCCCAGGTATTGCATATCAAATCCTTGGCCCGATTGCGGATGCCAATATTGATGTGGACATCATTATTCAAAATCAATCTGTAGAAGGTAAGACTGACTTCACTTTCACAGTGCCACGTGCTGATTATCAAAAAGCATTAGACATTCTGAAGAACACAGTTCAAGCACACATTGAAGCAAAAGAAATTTCTGGAGATCCAAAGGTTTCTAAGGTTTCAGTGGTGGGTGTAGGCATGCGTTCTCATGTTGGCATCGCCAGCAAGATGTTCCGCACTTTGTCGGAAGAGGGTATCAACAT